One stretch of Thermococcus sp. M36 DNA includes these proteins:
- a CDS encoding DUF4405 domain-containing protein — translation MKASALLRGIVDFLLLVVFIVVGITGIGLYLAPSGRIADSIGWTFLGLDKDTLTAVHTYLGFVMIGLIALHLIIGFTSMVTMLRMGLRKSRVKGIAALLIPFLLIGAGYQAFAYYTGEGDTETSTEEYYTVEDNSTVYITGTMMKYYTLQELADNYGVPVNALVEELAKRGIEASPDEKLAEIEYKYGLDREEFKAMLEEIIIVLKGEEG, via the coding sequence ATGAAGGCCTCTGCCCTGCTCAGGGGGATTGTTGACTTCCTGCTCCTTGTGGTCTTCATAGTTGTTGGGATAACCGGTATTGGCCTTTACCTCGCACCGAGCGGGAGGATAGCTGACTCAATAGGATGGACGTTCCTGGGGCTTGACAAGGACACCCTGACTGCTGTCCACACGTACCTAGGCTTCGTCATGATAGGGCTGATTGCCCTGCACCTGATAATCGGGTTCACAAGCATGGTAACAATGCTCAGAATGGGCCTGCGGAAATCAAGGGTGAAGGGGATTGCCGCCCTGCTGATACCGTTCCTGCTGATTGGGGCGGGATATCAGGCCTTTGCCTACTACACCGGCGAAGGTGACACCGAGACCAGCACGGAGGAATATTATACCGTGGAGGACAACTCAACAGTCTACATAACCGGGACTATGATGAAGTACTACACCCTCCAAGAGCTGGCGGACAACTACGGCGTCCCCGTGAACGCGCTCGTGGAAGAGCTGGCAAAGAGGGGGATAGAGGCATCGCCAGATGAGAAGCTTGCCGAGATAGAATACAAATACGGCCTTGACAGGGAGGAGTTCAAGGCCATGCTGGAGGAGATAATAATTGTCCTTAAAGGTGAGGAAGGATGA
- a CDS encoding DUF2202 domain-containing protein — translation MRKFSALVVLALVLGAVMAAGCITGTETETGTATGTQGPPEDRGYGQGVAAPAEGMIDISNVSAGELSQDEIDAILYMREEEKLARDVYLTLYNATGLRIFENIARSEETHMDMVLQLIERYNLTDPAEGKAIGEFSNPEIQALYDELVSRGEKNDVEALKVGALIEEVDIKDLKEWLSRTDNEDIRLVFESLMAGSENHLRAFTRILGNSYGVEYIPQVLSEDEYRSIIGS, via the coding sequence ATGAGGAAGTTTAGCGCGCTTGTAGTGCTCGCCCTCGTGTTGGGGGCGGTCATGGCGGCGGGATGTATCACCGGTACGGAAACCGAAACGGGTACTGCCACCGGGACCCAGGGACCCCCCGAAGACAGGGGCTACGGCCAGGGTGTGGCCGCTCCAGCGGAGGGCATGATTGATATTTCCAACGTCTCAGCGGGGGAGCTGAGCCAGGATGAGATCGACGCAATACTGTACATGAGGGAGGAGGAGAAGCTCGCAAGGGACGTCTACCTGACGCTCTACAACGCCACAGGGCTGAGGATATTCGAGAACATAGCCCGGAGCGAGGAGACGCACATGGACATGGTGCTCCAGCTCATCGAGAGGTACAACCTGACCGATCCCGCTGAGGGAAAAGCCATCGGAGAGTTCAGCAACCCCGAAATCCAGGCCCTCTACGATGAGCTCGTCAGCAGGGGCGAGAAGAACGACGTCGAGGCCCTGAAGGTCGGCGCCCTGATAGAGGAGGTCGACATCAAAGACCTCAAGGAGTGGCTCTCCAGAACCGACAACGAGGACATAAGGCTCGTATTTGAGAGCCTGATGGCAGGGAGCGAAAACCACCTGAGGGCATTCACCAGGATACTCGGCAACAGCTACGGTGTTGAGTACA